One window of Candidatus Auribacterota bacterium genomic DNA carries:
- a CDS encoding glutamine amidotransferase family protein, with translation MRTLISSKSVKLPDARIPSGCSIAGIMDVHGKLIPGTDIIRLIAVMHDRSNGLGGGFAGYGIYPHHKDDYCFHLMYDFEEAKQQTEATLKKCFEIIGEEEIPTAPVKEVVKRPILWRYFLQIHPETHERYYELSDDDIVMMVVMEVNEFIKGAFVVSSGKNMGVFKGVGYPEQIGKFYRIEEYHAHLWIAHGRFPTNTPGWWGGAHPFGLLGWSLVHNGEISSYGTNKRYLEEFGYRLMLQTDSEAILYMFDLLLRRHGLPLEIACTILAPPLWERIERMPTRERDFHTTLRIVYGSSMINGPSALILAHPRGMVGLADRIKLRPLVAARKGPRCFLASEECAINAVCQAPERVWAPAAGEPVVFTMGKR, from the coding sequence ATGAGAACCTTGATTTCCTCAAAGAGCGTCAAGCTCCCCGACGCCCGCATCCCTTCGGGTTGCTCAATCGCGGGCATTATGGACGTTCACGGCAAATTGATACCGGGAACTGACATTATCCGATTGATTGCCGTGATGCATGATCGATCAAACGGTCTCGGCGGAGGTTTTGCGGGATATGGGATCTATCCGCATCACAAGGATGATTACTGCTTCCACCTCATGTATGATTTCGAGGAGGCCAAGCAGCAGACGGAGGCAACCCTCAAAAAATGCTTTGAGATTATCGGGGAGGAGGAGATCCCCACCGCACCCGTGAAGGAAGTGGTGAAACGTCCAATCCTCTGGAGGTATTTTTTACAAATCCATCCGGAGACTCACGAGCGCTACTACGAGCTAAGCGACGACGACATTGTGATGATGGTGGTGATGGAGGTCAACGAGTTCATCAAGGGTGCGTTTGTTGTCTCCTCCGGAAAAAACATGGGGGTGTTCAAGGGTGTGGGGTATCCGGAGCAGATCGGGAAGTTCTACCGCATTGAAGAATACCACGCGCACCTATGGATCGCGCACGGACGGTTTCCCACGAATACACCGGGCTGGTGGGGAGGCGCGCACCCGTTCGGGCTCCTGGGGTGGTCTCTGGTGCACAACGGCGAGATTTCTTCATACGGCACCAACAAGCGCTATTTAGAGGAGTTCGGATACAGGCTCATGCTCCAGACTGACTCAGAGGCTATACTCTACATGTTTGACCTGCTTCTGCGGAGGCATGGCCTGCCGCTTGAGATCGCCTGTACGATACTTGCTCCTCCCCTCTGGGAGCGGATTGAGCGGATGCCAACTCGCGAGAGAGATTTCCACACAACGTTGAGAATCGTGTATGGGAGTTCCATGATCAACGGCCCCTCTGCGCTCATCCTCGCCCATCCCCGGGGAATGGTCGGGCTCGCGGACCGTATCAAGCTCAGGCCGCTCGTTGCAGCTCGGAAAGGGCCGCGCTGTTTCCTCGCGAGCGAAGAGTGCGCGATCAACGCAGTGTGTCAGGCCCCTGAGCGGGTGTGGGCCCCCGCGGCAGGAGAGCCGGTGGTATTTACGATGGGAAAGAGATGA
- the typA gene encoding translational GTPase TypA: MRPINKIRNVAIIAHIDHGKTTLIDAIFRATGVFRENARVEERVMDNYELERERGITIRAKHCAVEWKGYLINIIDTPGHADFSGEVERVLSMVDAVLLVVDANEGPMPQTRYVLMRALRLGLKAIVVINKVDRQHADPLRALNSTFDLFVELGATDAQADFFAVHGSGLQGWFVRDLEKDERKGMEALFDAVIRHVPHPKADRNAPFLMQISTLTWNDYFGRIGCGRVLQGVHRLGEELVRTTTRRKAAGPLHAHDAGHSDAWEVTGVYPVTSTHLLITRGLERQEVQEVSAGDIVWIAGPGDLTIGDTLSSPALENACLPPLEIGEPTVSMFLLVNNGPFAGEEGCAVTMRQIMERLERERRVNVSLRVEASHRLDCVKISGRGELHLAILIEEMRREGMELCLTRPEVITTVDANGNILEPMEQLIIDIPGGFQGVVLEKVACRRGELTGRNDSGRGLVRFEFRIPTRGLIGYRGGFMTDTRGLGIMSSRFIGYGPWCGEVVSRSRGSMVSMDTGPATSYSLENLQSRGVMFVAPTERVYEGMIVGEHSRPDDLPCNPVKRKRLTNIRSSTKELDAGLKAPRRLTLESAIEWIARDELVEVTSRSIRVRKAILDAEKRKRAGRQTAAVIQQ, from the coding sequence ATGAGACCTATAAATAAAATTCGTAACGTGGCGATCATCGCCCATATCGATCATGGGAAAACCACGCTGATCGATGCCATTTTCCGCGCCACGGGTGTGTTCAGGGAGAACGCCCGTGTCGAAGAGCGGGTGATGGACAACTATGAGCTCGAACGTGAGCGCGGCATTACCATCCGCGCCAAGCACTGCGCCGTCGAGTGGAAAGGGTATTTGATTAATATCATTGACACCCCCGGCCACGCAGATTTTTCAGGGGAGGTTGAACGCGTGCTTTCAATGGTGGATGCCGTGCTGCTGGTGGTCGACGCCAACGAAGGCCCGATGCCGCAGACCCGCTATGTGCTCATGCGGGCGCTGCGCCTGGGGCTGAAAGCGATCGTAGTGATTAATAAAGTGGACCGGCAGCATGCGGATCCTCTGAGGGCACTCAACAGTACCTTCGATCTATTTGTCGAACTCGGAGCAACCGACGCTCAGGCTGATTTTTTCGCTGTGCACGGATCGGGGCTTCAGGGATGGTTCGTGCGCGATCTGGAGAAGGATGAACGGAAAGGGATGGAGGCGCTGTTTGACGCGGTGATCCGGCATGTCCCTCATCCAAAGGCTGATCGCAATGCGCCGTTCCTCATGCAGATCAGCACCCTGACCTGGAACGATTATTTCGGCCGGATAGGATGCGGCCGCGTACTCCAGGGGGTTCATCGGCTGGGTGAGGAACTGGTGCGGACCACCACCCGCCGGAAAGCTGCAGGCCCGCTCCATGCACACGATGCGGGACATTCTGACGCGTGGGAGGTGACCGGCGTATATCCGGTAACATCGACTCATTTGTTGATCACGAGAGGTTTGGAGCGACAGGAGGTGCAGGAGGTTTCGGCCGGTGACATTGTCTGGATCGCGGGGCCAGGGGATCTCACCATCGGCGACACACTCTCTTCGCCAGCGTTGGAGAATGCGTGCCTGCCGCCGCTTGAGATCGGCGAACCTACGGTATCCATGTTCCTCCTCGTGAACAACGGCCCGTTTGCCGGCGAAGAGGGATGCGCGGTGACCATGCGCCAGATCATGGAGCGCCTTGAACGAGAGCGCCGCGTAAATGTTTCACTGCGGGTAGAGGCATCGCATCGGCTTGACTGTGTGAAGATTTCCGGCAGGGGGGAGCTGCACCTCGCCATATTAATAGAGGAGATGCGGCGTGAGGGGATGGAATTGTGCCTCACCCGCCCCGAGGTAATCACCACCGTCGATGCGAACGGAAATATCCTCGAGCCGATGGAGCAGCTCATCATCGATATTCCTGGTGGATTCCAGGGTGTGGTGCTCGAGAAGGTGGCATGCCGCCGCGGCGAGCTTACCGGCCGTAATGATTCGGGACGCGGGCTGGTGCGTTTCGAATTCCGGATACCCACGCGCGGACTCATCGGCTATCGCGGCGGGTTCATGACGGATACGCGGGGCCTCGGGATTATGTCATCGAGGTTTATCGGGTACGGCCCGTGGTGCGGTGAAGTGGTTTCGCGGAGCCGTGGCTCGATGGTCAGCATGGATACAGGGCCCGCGACGTCGTACTCCCTGGAAAATTTGCAATCCCGCGGAGTCATGTTTGTTGCTCCGACGGAGCGGGTGTATGAAGGCATGATCGTCGGTGAGCACTCCCGGCCTGATGACCTTCCCTGCAATCCTGTAAAACGAAAAAGGCTCACCAATATACGTTCCTCGACCAAGGAGCTCGATGCGGGGCTCAAGGCCCCGCGCAGGCTTACGCTTGAGTCGGCAATTGAATGGATAGCCCGGGATGAACTTGTAGAAGTTACCTCGCGCTCGATCCGCGTCCGGAAGGCGATACTCGACGCGGAGAAGAGAAAAAGGGCAGGGCGGCAGACCGCAGCCGTGATCCAGCAGTAA
- a CDS encoding 4Fe-4S dicluster domain-containing protein, translating into MKRIYVREEYCMGCRLCEIHCLVEHSRSKKIIKAYKEEFPRAIPRLIVEQKGPLSFALPCRHCEEAPCVGACITGSMHRDKKTGAVMNDADRCVGCWSCIMVCPFGVIVRDVKERKVATKCDLCPDRDVPICVISCPNEALVYEEQK; encoded by the coding sequence ATGAAAAGAATATACGTGCGCGAAGAGTATTGCATGGGGTGCAGGCTGTGTGAAATTCACTGCCTTGTGGAGCATTCCAGGTCAAAGAAGATAATCAAAGCATACAAGGAAGAGTTTCCTCGCGCCATTCCGAGGCTGATCGTCGAGCAGAAGGGGCCGCTCTCGTTTGCGCTGCCATGCAGGCACTGTGAGGAAGCTCCCTGCGTCGGTGCGTGCATCACCGGAAGCATGCATCGGGATAAGAAAACGGGGGCGGTGATGAATGACGCGGATCGCTGCGTGGGCTGCTGGTCATGCATCATGGTCTGCCCCTTCGGGGTGATCGTGCGAGATGTGAAAGAGCGGAAGGTCGCGACCAAGTGCGACCTCTGTCCTGATAGAGATGTGCCGATATGCGTCATCTCGTGCCCGAATGAGGCACTTGTATATGAAGAGCAGAAATAA
- a CDS encoding FAD-dependent oxidoreductase produces MKSRNKNNRPHYVIVGNSIAGIAAIEAIRERDRERAILVIDREMREAYSRPLISYYLEGRVDEETMRLRPAEFYKKMKVRVLAGRNVTALKARERLLITDNNERMPYEKLLLAVGAEPVMPSIPGLVGPQVCTFAHLKDANELKKRVKRGQGAVVIGSGFIGIKASEGLKALGAKVTMVELDNRPVPSMLDAEAGKIVAAHIRRSGVKLVLSNRVVAIRRKGASVVAAALKSGEEIPCSSVVVAIGVRPRLGLCRGTPIKTKMGILVNSHMETSVHNIYAAGDVTETAVLHGGRKNIPIWPLAYEQGTVAGTNMAGGNMAYKGRMPMNSMEVFGLPLIALGDTTTDDGEMEIMMLRSRTSSAYKKIILKNNRIRGALFLGEIERAGIFAGLMLDTVDVTPFKEELLKENFGYIYVPRQHRAKHISPLEV; encoded by the coding sequence ATGAAGAGCAGAAATAAAAATAATAGACCGCATTATGTAATCGTGGGGAATTCTATCGCAGGCATTGCCGCGATTGAGGCGATCCGCGAGCGCGATCGCGAACGCGCGATCCTCGTCATTGATCGGGAAATGCGCGAGGCGTACTCGAGGCCGCTCATCTCGTATTACCTTGAGGGGCGCGTGGATGAAGAGACCATGAGGCTCCGCCCCGCTGAATTTTATAAGAAGATGAAGGTGCGGGTGCTTGCGGGAAGAAATGTTACGGCACTCAAGGCGCGCGAACGACTTCTCATCACTGATAATAATGAGCGGATGCCCTACGAGAAGCTTTTGCTCGCGGTGGGTGCGGAACCTGTGATGCCATCAATCCCGGGCCTTGTCGGGCCGCAGGTTTGCACATTCGCTCATCTGAAAGATGCGAACGAGTTAAAAAAGCGCGTCAAGAGGGGGCAGGGAGCGGTCGTGATTGGCTCCGGCTTCATTGGGATTAAGGCTTCCGAAGGGCTCAAAGCGCTCGGGGCAAAGGTCACGATGGTCGAGCTGGATAACCGACCCGTCCCCTCCATGCTCGATGCCGAGGCCGGGAAGATCGTTGCGGCGCATATCAGGCGAAGCGGTGTCAAACTCGTGCTCTCCAATCGCGTGGTTGCGATCAGGCGGAAAGGTGCTTCTGTCGTGGCCGCCGCGCTAAAAAGCGGGGAGGAAATCCCCTGCAGCAGTGTGGTGGTTGCCATTGGAGTGCGGCCCCGTCTTGGGCTCTGTCGCGGTACGCCCATAAAAACAAAGATGGGGATTCTTGTCAACTCCCACATGGAGACATCGGTACACAACATTTATGCGGCCGGTGATGTGACGGAGACCGCGGTCCTTCATGGAGGGCGGAAAAACATTCCGATCTGGCCGCTCGCCTACGAGCAGGGGACTGTCGCGGGAACAAATATGGCAGGTGGGAATATGGCGTACAAAGGCCGGATGCCAATGAACTCCATGGAGGTATTCGGCCTCCCTCTCATCGCGCTCGGTGATACAACAACAGATGACGGGGAGATGGAAATAATGATGCTGCGTTCGAGAACCTCATCTGCGTATAAGAAGATTATTTTGAAGAATAATCGGATCAGGGGAGCCTTATTTTTAGGAGAAATTGAGCGGGCGGGAATCTTCGCAGGTCTCATGTTGGATACGGTGGATGTGACCCCCTTCAAAGAGGAGCTTCTCAAAGAGAATTTCGGCTACATCTACGTGCCCAGACAGCACCGCGCAAAGCATATCTCCCCTCTCGAGGTGTAA
- a CDS encoding glutamate synthase-related protein, with translation MKSFIQPEFHISRDEERCIHCEVCVRQCAFESHTYDPADGRVTTESLRCVGCQRCASLCPTQALVVTEHPRQYRTNAYWTARTIEEIYKQAETGGLLLSGMGSDMPHKIYWDHLLLDASQVTNPSIDPLREPMELKTFLGRKPQEVKLSHRGGTASLETILMPQLELETPILFSAMSYGAISYNACLALARTAQQCGTFYNTGEGGLHKDLYRYGKNAVVQVASGRFGVHKDYLESGAAIEIKIGQGAKPGIGGHLPGEKVDQAISETRMIPEGTDALSPAPHHDIYSIEDLAQLVAALKEATRYRKPIIVKVAAVHNIAAIASGMVRAGADIIAIDGLRGGTGAAPTRIRDNVGIPIALALAAVDERLRREGIRNEASIIAGGGIRNSADVIKAIALGADAVYIATAAMIAMGCHMCQRCYTGKCNWGIATQDPYLVRRLNPEIAVRHLTNLIRAWSLEIKEMLGGMGANAIESLRGNRLRLRGIGLSREELDILGVKPAGESL, from the coding sequence ATGAAATCATTTATACAGCCCGAGTTCCACATCTCGCGCGACGAAGAGCGGTGCATTCATTGCGAGGTATGCGTCCGGCAGTGCGCGTTCGAGTCGCACACATACGATCCCGCGGACGGCCGCGTGACCACAGAGAGCTTGAGATGCGTGGGATGCCAGCGCTGCGCGTCCCTCTGCCCCACGCAGGCGCTGGTCGTCACCGAGCACCCTCGCCAGTATCGCACGAATGCCTACTGGACGGCGCGGACGATCGAGGAGATATACAAACAGGCAGAAACGGGCGGTCTCCTCCTTTCCGGCATGGGGAGTGATATGCCCCATAAGATATACTGGGACCACCTCCTCCTCGACGCGAGCCAGGTGACAAACCCATCAATTGACCCGCTCCGAGAGCCGATGGAGTTAAAAACCTTTCTCGGGCGCAAACCCCAGGAGGTCAAGCTCTCGCACAGGGGGGGAACAGCTTCACTCGAGACGATACTTATGCCACAACTTGAGCTTGAAACCCCCATCCTCTTTTCCGCCATGTCCTATGGCGCAATTAGCTATAACGCGTGCCTCGCACTGGCCAGGACCGCCCAGCAATGCGGGACATTTTATAATACCGGCGAAGGAGGCCTGCACAAGGACCTCTACCGCTACGGGAAGAATGCCGTCGTACAGGTTGCATCGGGGAGATTTGGGGTCCACAAGGACTACCTCGAATCAGGGGCGGCAATAGAAATTAAAATCGGACAGGGAGCGAAGCCGGGCATCGGTGGGCATCTGCCCGGAGAAAAGGTCGATCAGGCTATTTCTGAAACCCGTATGATCCCGGAAGGGACCGATGCCCTTTCTCCGGCGCCCCACCACGATATCTATTCCATAGAAGATCTTGCACAGCTCGTCGCGGCGCTCAAAGAGGCCACGCGCTACCGGAAACCGATCATCGTGAAGGTTGCCGCGGTCCACAACATTGCAGCGATTGCGAGCGGGATGGTGCGCGCAGGTGCGGATATTATTGCCATCGATGGTCTCCGCGGCGGGACTGGAGCCGCACCCACCAGAATCAGGGATAATGTGGGGATTCCCATCGCCCTCGCGCTCGCAGCGGTGGACGAGAGGCTGAGGCGGGAGGGGATACGCAATGAGGCCTCTATCATCGCCGGCGGAGGCATACGCAACAGCGCTGACGTGATCAAAGCGATCGCACTCGGTGCTGACGCGGTGTATATCGCGACTGCTGCCATGATCGCCATGGGGTGCCACATGTGCCAGCGCTGCTATACGGGGAAGTGCAACTGGGGTATCGCAACACAGGATCCCTACCTCGTCAGGCGGCTCAATCCCGAGATTGCCGTCCGGCATCTCACGAACCTCATTCGCGCGTGGAGCCTGGAGATAAAGGAGATGCTCGGAGGGATGGGAGCCAACGCGATAGAATCGCTTCGCGGCAACCGGCTTCGCCTGAGGGGGATCGGGCTATCCAGAGAGGAGCTGGATATTCTGGGTGTCAAGCCCGCCGGCGAATCGTTGTGA